Sequence from the Tripterygium wilfordii isolate XIE 37 chromosome 10, ASM1340144v1, whole genome shotgun sequence genome:
AAAATTTAATGGCGGATAAGGCTACATTGAGGGAGGTTGGGTCGTCCAGCGAAGATCCAGCGCACCTGACTTTAGGTTGCCAACAATTCCATCTGTAAATCAACCATTATTGCTTTACCTAAATTCCAAAATTGGTTTATCGCTAATTCGAGGCGGAGTTTTGGATTTAATTATGGAAATTTGTTTGTCTCCTATATTTAGCGGGTTTCCTTTCTAGGAGGGGGGAGATTCTGCAcaatccttctcttcttcttgttctggcGTAAGAAAAAGAATGAACGAACAGTAATCTCTCTGATTGGTTAATTGGTTGTGGTTTTTCTGTAGCAAATGAGAAAATCGTGGGGTAGTGTCAGACTTTGAGGCCAAAACAGAGGATTGGAAAAAAAGTAAGAGGAGGACGCTGGACGCCTCCATTGGTCATTTCCCATTTTCCCTTCTATGGTATCATGCATAGGAGGGGTTTGATGAAGagggttttgattctttgaagagATATATACAGTACAGAGAGCCTtctttgttctctctcttttgggTCTGAAGAAGGCTCGTTTTTTCTTCCATTCTTCTTCTGGgtttttttctgttcttttctAGGACGAGATGATTCGGTGGTGGATATTTATGCTTCAATTAACGGAGCTTTTCGTGACCTCGGTGGTGCATTTGCTTTATGGGTTTTACATATTCAGCACTGCTGTTGCTGGCGATCTTTCTCAGGCATGGAGTGAAGGGTTTTTCAAGCCTGCGGTCAAAGAAGAGGTGACCAGAGGGACAACAACAACCACCACCAATGCTGATGATCTCCCTCCTATCGTCCTCATCCATGGAATCTTTGGATTCGGCAAAGGGGTATGCGATTTTGGTCTCCATTTCTTCTGCAGTTACTGTATTTGATTATTTTCAGCCTTCCaatgattcttttatttttacttgGTTTCAGAGATTGGGAGGTTTATCTTATTTTGCTGGGGCAGAGAAGAAAGATGAGAGAGTTCTTGTGCCAGATTTGGGGTCTTTAACCAGCATATTCGATAGGTGGGGGTTGTAAGAGCATTATAACTTGAAATCTCATTTTTCATGTATTCTCCTTACATATGCTCCTTGTTTTGTGCACATTCTTAAGGGATATTGAAGGGGATTTCTGGGTTTCAGGGCTCGGGAGCTGTTCTATTATTTGAAAGGCGGGCAGGTTGATTATGGTGAAGAACACAGCAAGGCTTGTGGCCACTCACAATTTGGGCACATTTACAAAGAAGGTTCAACACCTAAACTTTAAACTGAGCTTAGAATCGATCTGTTTTGTCGTGTTGTAAGATTAATAGataatttttgtttgttgtaATTGAATCCAGGGCATTACCCTAAATGGGATGAGGATCACCCGATTCACTTTGTTGGGCATTCTGCTGGAGCACAGGTTGTTCGTGTGCTGCAGCAAATGCTTGCAGATAAGGTTAGCCTAATTTGCATATGTGATTTGCATACAGAAGAAAATTTATCTTAAAGCTTTGGAGTTAAATTTTACGTTCATTATGATATTTTTAGGCATTCAAGGATTATGAGAACACTTCTGAGAACTGGGTTTTAAGCATAACATCCTTGTCCGGAGCATTTAACGGGACCACAAGAACTTACTTAGACGGAATGCAGTGAGTACATTTGCTTGAACTCTTTATCTTGAGTTTTATAAGTTTCTAATATTTCAATAATTTCTTAGTTTTAGTAAGCAAAGGTAACATTCATTTTTTCTTGTTATGAGATATTCTAGAACTCGAGTTTATCAGACTTTCGTTTCTGCTACAACCTGTGTGGTTTTTATTGATGTCAGGCCAGAAGATGGGAAAACCTTGAAATCCATATGTCTTCTTCAGCTTTGCCGTGTAGGGGTGATAATCTATGATTGGCTTGACATCCCCTGGCTGAAGACTTATTACAATTTTGGATTTGATCACTTCAACATGACGTGGAAGAAAATGGGTGTTTGGGGTCTTGTTGATT
This genomic interval carries:
- the LOC120007563 gene encoding lipase-like, with the protein product MIRWWIFMLQLTELFVTSVVHLLYGFYIFSTAVAGDLSQAWSEGFFKPAVKEEVTRGTTTTTTNADDLPPIVLIHGIFGFGKGRLGGLSYFAGAEKKDERVLVPDLGSLTSIFDRARELFYYLKGGQVDYGEEHSKACGHSQFGHIYKEGHYPKWDEDHPIHFVGHSAGAQVVRVLQQMLADKAFKDYENTSENWVLSITSLSGAFNGTTRTYLDGMQPEDGKTLKSICLLQLCRVGVIIYDWLDIPWLKTYYNFGFDHFNMTWKKMGVWGLVDCLLGNAGPFASGDWILPDLTIQGSMQLNCHIQTFPDTYYFSYATKRTRKIMGITVPSSILGIHPLLFIRVLQMSQWRHPPDIPPPYKGYRDEDWEDNDGAMNTVSMTHPRLPVEHPNRFIQNDSECQPLQPGIWYYKLVEGDHILFIVNRERAGVQFDVIYDSIFERCRKHVFRKSPQTLPNEAHH